A single genomic interval of Streptomyces sp. NBC_00663 harbors:
- a CDS encoding galactose oxidase-like domain-containing protein, whose product MNNRRRQALLGVTALTAGLLLSTPQPASAANLIKNPGFETAGGADMPYCWEKSGWGDNDFTFSTVGDAHSGSKAMKVALTRRVEGDRKALITESAECAPVVTPGKQYDLGLWYKSTTPDASVTLFRHDTTAGWQYWTDLKTLEMAGSWTQASVRTPEVPTGTDRITWGVSVYGTGSATTDDYTMEQVADPLPPTQCTGTADQCANGRWDVLPTQNPVRSMHSVVLNNGKVLLIAGSGNSEEQFNAGTFTSAVYDPLKGTYKVIPTPKDMFCAGHVQLQDGRVLVMSGNKAYPVVGGHGYEGFKDSYLFDPVTETYSKTNDMNDGHWYPSATVLGNGDVISFGGLREDSTGSVTAELFSQAEQQWQPLWKVNQTWSYWGLYPSMILMQDGRLFYSGSHVFGNNIPGTGSAIYDYGANTVTQVPGLRNKDERDQSASVLLPPAQDQKVLTLGGGNIDSNPEANRLTDVIDLKQPNPAYTAGPPLPQGTVDLGNGPQPQTGNQGKMYVSAVLLPDGKVLETGGGLHNRANPVHESSLYDPDTGTFDPVAADPEARGYHSSAFLLPDGRVMATGDNPGNGTWNHNVSIYTPPYLLKGPRPSITSVIDTEWTYGDTQRITVDRPIAKAELIRPAAVTHSSDPNQRFVDLPLAVDGNNVDLNVTSNPNLAPPGWYMLFAVDANGVPSVAKWVHLQGPAALSATDASAHVHAFADDLSGKVTGPGKKRTSQKVSPTVSGCDRHYGSLNVCVPTAFPKEVKATAVARCTWLKKNDYGRLKVNGKDDPLGLDRNKDGIACGKADVRKG is encoded by the coding sequence ATGAACAACCGCCGCAGACAGGCCCTGTTGGGGGTGACCGCCCTCACGGCAGGTCTCCTCCTCTCCACCCCGCAGCCCGCATCCGCCGCCAACCTGATCAAGAACCCCGGCTTCGAGACCGCGGGCGGCGCCGACATGCCGTACTGCTGGGAGAAGTCGGGCTGGGGGGACAACGACTTCACCTTCAGCACGGTGGGTGACGCCCACTCCGGATCCAAGGCCATGAAGGTCGCGCTCACCCGCCGCGTCGAGGGTGACCGCAAGGCCCTGATCACCGAGTCGGCCGAGTGTGCGCCGGTGGTGACGCCGGGCAAGCAGTACGACCTGGGCCTCTGGTACAAGTCGACGACCCCGGACGCCTCCGTCACCCTCTTCCGGCACGACACCACCGCCGGGTGGCAGTACTGGACGGATCTGAAGACTCTTGAGATGGCGGGCAGTTGGACGCAGGCGAGCGTCCGCACCCCCGAGGTCCCCACCGGCACCGACCGGATCACCTGGGGCGTCTCCGTCTACGGCACCGGCTCCGCGACCACCGACGACTACACCATGGAACAGGTCGCCGACCCGCTCCCGCCGACGCAGTGCACCGGCACGGCCGACCAGTGCGCCAACGGCCGCTGGGACGTGCTGCCCACGCAGAACCCGGTGCGCTCCATGCACTCCGTCGTCCTCAACAACGGCAAGGTGCTGCTGATCGCGGGCTCCGGCAACAGCGAGGAGCAGTTCAATGCGGGGACCTTCACCTCGGCCGTCTACGACCCCCTGAAGGGCACGTACAAGGTCATCCCCACCCCGAAGGACATGTTCTGCGCCGGACACGTCCAGCTCCAGGACGGGCGCGTGCTCGTGATGAGCGGCAACAAGGCGTACCCGGTCGTCGGCGGGCACGGCTACGAGGGGTTCAAGGACTCGTACCTCTTCGACCCGGTCACCGAGACGTACAGCAAGACCAACGACATGAACGACGGCCACTGGTACCCGTCGGCGACCGTCCTCGGCAACGGTGACGTCATCTCCTTCGGCGGGCTGCGCGAGGACTCGACCGGTTCGGTGACGGCCGAGCTGTTCTCCCAGGCGGAGCAGCAGTGGCAGCCGCTGTGGAAGGTCAACCAGACCTGGTCGTACTGGGGCCTGTACCCGTCGATGATCCTGATGCAGGACGGCCGCCTCTTCTACTCGGGCAGCCATGTCTTCGGCAACAACATCCCGGGCACCGGCAGCGCGATCTACGACTACGGCGCCAACACCGTCACCCAGGTGCCGGGCCTGCGGAACAAGGACGAGCGTGACCAGTCCGCCAGCGTGCTGCTGCCGCCGGCGCAGGACCAGAAGGTCCTCACCCTCGGCGGCGGCAACATCGACTCCAACCCGGAGGCCAACCGGCTGACCGACGTCATCGACCTCAAGCAGCCCAACCCGGCGTACACCGCGGGGCCGCCGCTCCCGCAGGGCACCGTCGACCTCGGCAACGGACCGCAGCCGCAGACCGGCAACCAGGGTAAGATGTACGTCTCCGCGGTGCTGCTGCCCGACGGCAAGGTGCTGGAGACGGGCGGCGGTCTGCACAACCGGGCCAACCCCGTCCACGAGTCCTCGCTCTACGACCCGGACACGGGCACCTTCGACCCGGTGGCCGCCGATCCCGAGGCGCGCGGCTACCACTCCTCGGCGTTCCTGCTGCCCGACGGCCGGGTCATGGCGACCGGCGACAACCCGGGCAACGGCACCTGGAACCACAACGTGTCGATCTACACCCCGCCCTATCTCCTCAAGGGCCCGCGTCCCTCGATCACTTCGGTCATCGACACCGAGTGGACCTACGGCGACACCCAGCGCATCACCGTCGACCGGCCCATCGCCAAGGCCGAGTTGATCCGCCCGGCCGCGGTCACCCACTCCTCCGACCCCAACCAGCGGTTCGTGGACCTGCCGCTCGCGGTGGACGGCAACAACGTCGACCTGAACGTGACGAGCAACCCCAACCTGGCGCCGCCCGGCTGGTACATGCTGTTCGCGGTGGACGCCAACGGGGTGCCGTCGGTGGCCAAGTGGGTGCACCTGCAAGGCCCCGCCGCGCTGAGCGCCACGGACGCCTCCGCCCACGTCCACGCCTTCGCCGACGACCTCTCCGGCAAGGTCACCGGGCCGGGCAAGAAGCGCACCTCACAGAAGGTCAGCCCGACCGTCTCCGGCTGTGACCGCCACTACGGCTCGCTCAACGTCTGCGTCCCGACGGCGTTCCCGAAGGAGGTCAAGGCGACGGCGGTGGCCCGCTGCACCTGGCTGAAGAAGAACGACTACGGCCGCCTGAAGGTCAACGGCAAGGACGACCCGCTGGGCCTGGACCGGAACAAGGACGGCATCGCCTGCGGAAAGGCGGATGTCAGGAAGGGCTAG
- a CDS encoding glycosyltransferase family 2 protein, protein MSQEYTAPVPDIEAVEVPEPAAVTVVVPTYNESANIRQLLHQITESVPGRLPCEVVFVDDSTDDTPEVIREAAKDCPFPVTVLHRDEPVGGLGGAVVEGMKAAGSDWIVVMDGDCQHPPSLVPELVATGQRANAGLVVASRYIKGGSRAGLAGSYRVAVSRGATWLTKSLFPRRLHGISDPMSGFFAIRRSDIAAEALKPLGYKILLELAVRSRPRAVTEVPFVFQERFAGESKSTAEEGRRFLRHLAGLRTATPLARMVVFGLIGLTGFVPNLAALWALTQAGLHYLPAEIVANQFGVAWNFLLIEKVLFRDRRRHRHWADRTVRFALLANADLVLRIPLIALLVTRFGLAALPATALALVFTFVLRFVGTEALVYLPRRRSRTT, encoded by the coding sequence ATGAGCCAGGAGTACACCGCACCCGTCCCGGACATCGAGGCCGTCGAGGTTCCCGAACCGGCCGCCGTCACCGTCGTCGTACCGACGTACAACGAGTCGGCGAACATCCGTCAACTCCTGCACCAGATCACCGAGTCGGTGCCCGGGCGGCTGCCCTGCGAGGTGGTCTTCGTGGACGACTCCACCGACGACACCCCCGAGGTGATCCGCGAGGCCGCGAAGGACTGCCCCTTCCCGGTGACCGTCCTGCACCGGGACGAGCCGGTCGGCGGGCTCGGCGGAGCGGTCGTGGAGGGGATGAAGGCGGCGGGGTCGGACTGGATCGTCGTGATGGACGGCGACTGCCAGCATCCGCCGTCCCTGGTACCGGAGTTGGTGGCGACGGGACAGCGGGCGAACGCCGGGCTTGTCGTCGCCTCCCGCTACATCAAGGGCGGCAGCCGGGCCGGGCTCGCGGGCAGTTACCGCGTGGCCGTCTCCCGCGGGGCGACCTGGCTGACCAAGTCCCTCTTTCCCCGCAGACTGCACGGCATCAGCGATCCGATGAGCGGCTTCTTCGCGATCCGGCGCAGCGACATCGCGGCGGAGGCGCTGAAGCCGCTCGGCTACAAGATCCTGCTGGAACTGGCGGTGCGGAGTCGGCCGCGCGCGGTCACCGAGGTGCCGTTCGTGTTCCAGGAGCGGTTCGCGGGCGAGTCCAAGTCCACCGCCGAGGAGGGGCGCCGCTTCCTGCGGCACCTCGCCGGACTGCGCACGGCGACCCCGCTGGCCCGGATGGTGGTGTTCGGGCTGATCGGGCTCACCGGGTTCGTGCCCAACCTGGCCGCCCTGTGGGCGCTCACCCAGGCGGGCCTGCACTATCTCCCCGCCGAGATCGTCGCCAACCAGTTCGGGGTGGCCTGGAACTTCCTCCTCATCGAGAAGGTGCTCTTCCGCGACCGGCGCCGCCACCGGCACTGGGCCGACCGCACGGTCCGGTTCGCGCTGCTCGCCAACGCCGACCTGGTGCTGCGGATTCCGCTGATCGCGCTGCTGGTCACGCGCTTCGGGCTGGCGGCGCTGCCCGCCACGGCCCTGGCCCTCGTCTTCACGTTCGTCCTGCGCTTCGTCGGGACCGAAGCGCTGGTCTATCTCCCACGCCGTAGGAGCCGCACCACATGA
- a CDS encoding ArnT family glycosyltransferase: MTSTLPAVTAPKVPAQRRPAPEARSTNRTAPSKRPDLVLCGVLLVAILVVQGWNIADYPTLSDDEGTYLAQAWAVQEGKGLAHYTYWYDHPPLGWIQLALLTWIPKLLSPDSMTVGSMRVMMLLISGISAVLVYVLGRRLSLPRWAAGLGMTLFGLSPLSVVLQREIFLDNLAVMWTLLAFTLAASPSRHLWHHFGAGIAAATAVLTKETMLFVLPAVFVTMWRHSHRETRKFALTGAITACALIGLSYPLFALLKGELLPGSGHVSLWDGVKYQMTRPGSGFILDAGSGSHGVLTSWLYYDRVLPLGGLAGALLLLATWRWSVTARALAGPALAVGILALVALRPSGYLPAMYIIQALPFLALVLAGGTASIAHAVLNRMRWVGRYGIAVVLAVAACVYVVPHWYDGDRTALTADANAPYRAAATWLATEVARPEKTRVLVDDALWLDLVHSGYRPGLGAIWFYKADLDPAVTKTMPHGWRDLDYVVASPTVRRDAVDLPNVRAAVQHSTPVAVFGTGADRIEIRQIQTAPGGVR, encoded by the coding sequence GTCCAAGCGCCCCGACCTCGTCCTCTGCGGTGTCCTCCTCGTCGCGATCCTCGTCGTCCAGGGCTGGAACATCGCCGACTACCCGACCCTCAGCGACGACGAGGGCACCTACCTCGCCCAGGCCTGGGCCGTCCAGGAGGGCAAGGGCCTCGCCCATTACACCTACTGGTACGACCACCCGCCGCTCGGCTGGATCCAGCTCGCCCTGCTCACCTGGATACCGAAGCTGCTGAGCCCCGACTCGATGACCGTCGGCTCGATGCGCGTCATGATGCTGCTGATCAGCGGCATCAGCGCGGTCCTCGTGTACGTCCTCGGGCGCCGGCTGTCCCTGCCCCGCTGGGCCGCCGGGCTCGGCATGACCCTGTTCGGGCTCTCGCCGCTCTCCGTCGTCCTCCAGCGCGAGATCTTCCTCGACAACCTCGCGGTGATGTGGACCCTGCTGGCGTTCACCCTCGCCGCCTCCCCGAGCCGTCATCTGTGGCACCACTTCGGCGCGGGCATCGCGGCGGCGACGGCCGTGCTGACCAAGGAGACGATGCTCTTCGTCCTCCCCGCGGTCTTCGTCACCATGTGGCGGCACAGCCACCGCGAGACCCGCAAGTTCGCCCTGACCGGCGCGATCACCGCCTGCGCGCTGATCGGCCTGTCGTACCCCCTGTTCGCCCTCCTGAAGGGCGAGTTGCTCCCCGGCAGCGGGCATGTCTCGCTGTGGGACGGGGTCAAGTACCAGATGACCAGGCCCGGTTCGGGCTTCATCCTCGACGCCGGCTCCGGCTCGCACGGAGTGCTCACGTCCTGGCTCTACTACGACCGGGTCCTGCCCCTCGGCGGACTCGCGGGCGCGCTCCTGCTCCTGGCCACCTGGCGCTGGTCCGTCACCGCCCGCGCGCTCGCCGGGCCCGCGCTGGCCGTGGGCATCCTCGCCCTGGTCGCGCTGCGCCCCAGCGGCTATCTGCCCGCCATGTACATCATCCAGGCACTGCCCTTCCTCGCCCTCGTCCTCGCCGGGGGCACCGCCTCGATCGCCCACGCAGTGCTCAACAGGATGCGCTGGGTGGGCCGTTACGGCATCGCCGTCGTGCTCGCCGTGGCCGCCTGCGTGTACGTCGTGCCCCACTGGTACGACGGTGACCGCACCGCCCTCACCGCCGACGCCAACGCCCCCTACCGGGCCGCCGCGACCTGGCTGGCGACCGAGGTGGCCAGGCCCGAGAAGACGCGGGTACTCGTCGACGACGCGCTCTGGCTGGACCTGGTGCACTCCGGGTACCGGCCCGGGCTCGGCGCCATCTGGTTCTACAAGGCCGACCTCGACCCGGCGGTCACGAAGACGATGCCGCACGGCTGGAGGGACCTCGACTACGTCGTGGCCTCGCCGACCGTACGGCGCGACGCGGTCGACCTGCCCAACGTCAGGGCCGCCGTCCAGCACTCCACGCCGGTCGCCGTCTTTGGCACCGGCGCGGACCGGATCGAGATCCGGCAGATCCAGACCGCCCCTGGAGGCGTCCGATGA